The Bombus fervidus isolate BK054 chromosome 3, iyBomFerv1, whole genome shotgun sequence genome includes a window with the following:
- the LOC139985418 gene encoding RNA-binding protein 1-like isoform X2, producing MSRYREWDPSCKVYVGNLGNSASKHEIESAFSKYGPLRNVWVARKPPGFAFVEFEDPRDAEDAVRGLDGTRCCGTRVRVEMSSGRSRRGGGRRSGPRYSRSWSRSPRRSPISRYSRSRSRSPRRRSLSRSRSRDRRSRSDSRDRR from the exons ATGTCACGTTATCGTGAATGGGATCCTTCATGTAAAGTTTACGTTGGTAATTTAGGAAACAGTGCTAGTAAACATGAAATTGAAAGTGCATTCAGTAAATATGGCCCACTAAGAAATGTGTGGGTTGCAAGAAAACCACCTGGTTTTGCATTTGTAGAATTTGAAGACCCACGAGATGCAGAAGATGCAGTTAGAGGGTTAGATGGAAC acGCTGTTGTGGGACCAGAGTCCGAGTAGAAATGTCCTCAGGAAGAAGTAGGCGTGGAGGTGGAAGGAGATCAGGTCCAAGATATTCCAG gTCCTGGTCAAGAAGTCCACGCAGATCGCCGATAAGCCGATATTCTAG gtCAAGATCCCGTAGCCCTCGAAGGAGATCACTGAGCCGTAGCCGTAGCCGAGACCGCCGTTCTCGTTCGGATTCCCGTGACAGACG TTAG
- the LOC139985418 gene encoding RNA-binding protein 1-like isoform X1: protein MSRYREWDPSCKVYVGNLGNSASKHEIESAFSKYGPLRNVWVARKPPGFAFVEFEDPRDAEDAVRGLDGTRCCGTRVRVEMSSGRSRRGGGRRSGPRYSRSRSCSPRRRSLGRYPRSWSRSPRRSPISRYSRSRSRSPRRRSLSRSRSRDRRSRSDSRDRR, encoded by the exons ATGTCACGTTATCGTGAATGGGATCCTTCATGTAAAGTTTACGTTGGTAATTTAGGAAACAGTGCTAGTAAACATGAAATTGAAAGTGCATTCAGTAAATATGGCCCACTAAGAAATGTGTGGGTTGCAAGAAAACCACCTGGTTTTGCATTTGTAGAATTTGAAGACCCACGAGATGCAGAAGATGCAGTTAGAGGGTTAGATGGAAC acGCTGTTGTGGGACCAGAGTCCGAGTAGAAATGTCCTCAGGAAGAAGTAGGCGTGGAGGTGGAAGGAGATCAGGTCCAAGATATTCCAG GTCCAGATCTTGCAGTCCTCGAAGGAGATCACTGGGTCGTTATCCAAG gTCCTGGTCAAGAAGTCCACGCAGATCGCCGATAAGCCGATATTCTAG gtCAAGATCCCGTAGCCCTCGAAGGAGATCACTGAGCCGTAGCCGTAGCCGAGACCGCCGTTCTCGTTCGGATTCCCGTGACAGACG TTAG
- the LOC139985418 gene encoding RNA-binding protein 1-like isoform X4, with product MSRYREWDPSCKVYVGNLGNSASKHEIESAFSKYGPLRNVWVARKPPGFAFVEFEDPRDAEDAVRGLDGTRCCGTRVRVEMSSGRSRRGGGRRSGPRYSRSRSRSPRRRSLSRSRSRDRRSRSDSRDRR from the exons ATGTCACGTTATCGTGAATGGGATCCTTCATGTAAAGTTTACGTTGGTAATTTAGGAAACAGTGCTAGTAAACATGAAATTGAAAGTGCATTCAGTAAATATGGCCCACTAAGAAATGTGTGGGTTGCAAGAAAACCACCTGGTTTTGCATTTGTAGAATTTGAAGACCCACGAGATGCAGAAGATGCAGTTAGAGGGTTAGATGGAAC acGCTGTTGTGGGACCAGAGTCCGAGTAGAAATGTCCTCAGGAAGAAGTAGGCGTGGAGGTGGAAGGAGATCAGGTCCAAGATATTCCAG gtCAAGATCCCGTAGCCCTCGAAGGAGATCACTGAGCCGTAGCCGTAGCCGAGACCGCCGTTCTCGTTCGGATTCCCGTGACAGACG TTAG
- the LOC139985418 gene encoding RNA-binding protein 1-like isoform X3 has translation MSRYREWDPSCKVYVGNLGNSASKHEIESAFSKYGPLRNVWVARKPPGFAFVEFEDPRDAEDAVRGLDGTRCCGTRVRVEMSSGRSRRGGGRRSGPRYSRSRSCSPRRRSLGRYPRSRSRSPRRRSLSRSRSRDRRSRSDSRDRR, from the exons ATGTCACGTTATCGTGAATGGGATCCTTCATGTAAAGTTTACGTTGGTAATTTAGGAAACAGTGCTAGTAAACATGAAATTGAAAGTGCATTCAGTAAATATGGCCCACTAAGAAATGTGTGGGTTGCAAGAAAACCACCTGGTTTTGCATTTGTAGAATTTGAAGACCCACGAGATGCAGAAGATGCAGTTAGAGGGTTAGATGGAAC acGCTGTTGTGGGACCAGAGTCCGAGTAGAAATGTCCTCAGGAAGAAGTAGGCGTGGAGGTGGAAGGAGATCAGGTCCAAGATATTCCAG GTCCAGATCTTGCAGTCCTCGAAGGAGATCACTGGGTCGTTATCCAAG gtCAAGATCCCGTAGCCCTCGAAGGAGATCACTGAGCCGTAGCCGTAGCCGAGACCGCCGTTCTCGTTCGGATTCCCGTGACAGACG TTAG